ACAGGAATCACAGTTGAGTCTcaaagcagatgtgtgtgtgtgtgtgtgtgtgtgtgtagaacacCACCTCACCTTAATGAGCACGTTGATATTGTTTGTGATCTTCAGAGCGACCACTTTAATCTTGTTCTGctccaaaaaagaaatgaacattttaaatggagTCAGCCGTGAagtcacctgcagcagcagtgctgaGACGTTACCTCATCCGTCTTTAGAGCGTCCCCCGTCTTCCCCTGCAGAGCGACGCGCAGCTGTCTGATGTAAACTTGCAGACCTCTGGCGAAATACTGTAACCTGTGTGAAAACAGTGTTAGTGCTGTGCCCCGCGaaggcagctgctgcacagcataGGTCAAGTCTCTCTTACCTGATCTTGAAATCCTTCAGCTGCTCAGCGTCCACTTTGTCAATGAGGAAGTCTGGAAGCTTCTTTCCGAGCTGATGGAAACTGAAGAGGAGACATTCCACGTAGCTGAACTGCAGTTTGGGCTCTTCGTTCCCTGTGTTCTCTCcgttctctgcctcctctggcgGCAGCGGCATGAACTCCTGCACATTTTTTCAAAATATGACTTGTTTTGACCTTAAACCAAAAAATCAAGCAGTTCAGAGGTATATCATATATCCAAGGGTGCCCAGCTGAAATGATTGTTGACAGCCTTGGGTGGCATCAGAAGCAGCCACGTCTGTTGCTACTAAAACAAGCCACAGACACCAACAACAATGAGGATAAAGTCCACTCTTGGACATTTAATCCACAAACTTGCTTCTGGAGGGTATTTACAGGCAGCAGAGAATCACTGGGACCAGATCGTCTCAGTGAGCCGATTCAGAACTTCAACATCACTCCAACATCAGCAGTGAAAAACAGCTTGAATCTTGCCACTTTAATAGCCACCACCGAGTTACGTAGACTGACGTCTTTCTCACCAGAAGTTTGATGAACAACATGTTGAGGTTGGACTCGAGTTTGTCCATGTCCCCACAGAAAGGACTCATCTcagccagcagcttcagcacctgaacacatacacacacttcagtGACCCAGGCAGGTCTTGGTATTAACAATGTTAGAAACAATGTTTCTATGGAATCAGtgattaaattatttatttttcaagagACACTacaggtgtgcgtgtgtgtagctCTCACCTCCAGCTGGATGTCCAACTCGGCTGCAGGACTGGTCAGCTCACTCAGATTGGGCAGGACGTGTTCACAGAAGTACGTTATAAAACGAGTGGAATGGACATTTTTCTgccagaggagaaacaggatcAGTCAGTCGGTGGTGAAACGCATTCTGGAGCTCTCCTACCAGTTAGAACTGCCACCCTTGAGGGGTAGCCAGTGTGTGGCTCTCAGGGGCCATCACAAATATCCCTCCAGCATTTAAACCACAGTTGAGGCACTCACAGAGAAGAGGGGCAGCGCCTGGCGTGTGCATTGCAGCAGGCGATCCACAGTGTCGGGGTCGGCGGGGTTGAGTGCCTGTTCCAGGAAGGCctgctccaccaccagctccaccagctgctgcctgcCACTGACCGTCTGCAGCACCCGCAGGCCTGACACCACCCGCATCAGCAGCACAAACTCCTCCCCCGTCACATCCTCCAGCACCTGAGGACAGTCGCAACCTTCAGTCAGCTTTTTCATCTGACATTTCTAGACAAAACATTTCCCAGATTCCTCATCTGCCACAGAACACCAAGTTAACCCCAAGTTAAAGATTTTAAATCTGATATTTGAGAAGCAGATGGATGATAAATGTAATTATCCAGTGTCACTCAGTAAAAAGGCTGCAGTCTAACCTTCTTTGTCTCTGCAAAGACAtattcctccacctccttcgtCATGACATCCTCTGGAAGTGTTTTCAGTTTGCCAGCCAGAAACTTGATGGCCCTCTCCCTCACAATATCCTCCCCCTGCAGGATCTGGGAAAAGAGGCCTCCCAAAGTGCCTGGATGAGCACAAATAGGAGATGCAACCAGCGGAATTACACCTCAAATAACAGGTGATATAAGTTGAAATATAAGTTGTTGTCTGATCGTTAGGAATCTGCCACAGACTGACATGAGAGAAACATTTACCTTTAGCATCAATCTTAAAGATGGAAATGAGAGCTGAAGTCACTTGGTTAAATTCTGCCGAGTCATCTGAAGCGGAGACAAAACCAGAAGTTATCACCAGTGGGCTCAGAGCACATCCTAATATGGGTAGGGATGGGAGATGAACCCACAGCATTTGGGTCACTCACCTGTCTGAAGGAGCTGTGTGAGGATGTCTGAAACCCTCAGGATGTTGTCACCTGTTGCAAAACGTGGGAGCTCCTTAATGGCTTGCCGTCGAATCTGGACAGACCAGAAGAGCAGAACCGACCGTTAggttgaaataaaaatgtgtctgttgtgttttcccAATACcaacactcacagacacatCTTCGTCTTCACAAAGGTCCAGCTGAGCATTGATCGCTGTATCGGCCATGTCAGGAAAGGATGAAAAGAATTTGGGAATGAACTGGGCTGCCAGACGTTTTTCCTTCGGGCCTCCCTTCACACCGTCTAGGATGACCTGGTAGGCATCTTTGTGCTGCAACAACAAAAGGTCATTAGTAGACATGTGGATCAGGTCATGGAGACATTACAGAGAAATCCCCACGGTGATGCCACATCCTCAACAACATAACGAGATAGTTTCCACACCAAATTTACTATCTTCGTTGGGTTTTTAAGGTTTGCAGCCATTATCCAGTTTACTGTTAATATCTGATTGCCGAGGGTTAATTTGATGAGAGAAGAAATACGTGAAATGTTGATTAATGCACTTATAATCAGAATTCAATGCACACATAATGGGGTTATTGGTGAGGAAATACCCGACGTGCCGACCACAACAATCCCAATGACCAGGCCATTAGCAATAACCGGTCTGCTAGCCTAGCCTAGCGCACAGCCGCTCTACCTACCGGCTGTATCGGAGAAACAATGAACATGTACAGTGAATAAACGTGCCTACGGTCCAACTCTATTAGACCAAACGCATATTTGCACCTTTACCTGACTCAGGCTATCCTTTGCATCAGCAAGGATCCCGTAGTTCCGATAGAGATCCTCGATAGTGACCGCCATCAGCGTGTCCGGGCGCTCACAAATAAGACCGCCAATAAAATCAAAGGACAATACCACCCCACTTGATTGAACGTCGACTCACACAACCGCGGCAAATCTCGATAAAGTTGTCCACAACACTAGAACAGAGATTTGTGACGGTGCCGGAGACATGAAATTTCTGGAATTCAGACGAGGGACACCACCACGGTGAGTTCACCAATCTCGATACTAGCTTTAGCTCGTAGCTGCCAATGCTACTTCCTCTGAGTGTGCGGCTCTGATCGAGCGCTGCATTgtgtgctgccacctgctgtaTTGGGGAGGAAGGAAACGTTTCACTGCTTTCAGAATTGGTTGGGCTAGAACTGAGATAGATATGCTCAACTTGATGGCCAAAGtctcaaaacactgaaaaaccaCGACAAGAAGACCCTCACATTCTGCTCTGGGTTCCAGCCAAATGAACCCATTTTCAGAGAACAAAAACCTTACCTCGGATTAATAATCTACAACTGGGGTTATGCAACATTAAATGATGTGAAGAAAAGACACATGACAACAACCTATCAAGTGCAAACATTTTAATTGAATAAGTTCGTTTCAGCATTCTGTACAAGTAGCAATCAAATGTTTCTGGCATAAAATGGCAACACAACCAGGGTGGTTTCATAAGAATCTGATTCCTGCTCCAAACTGGATCCCATTACAAATCCTGCAGACATCAAAGGAAATTAGCCCAAACAATATTGGAACAGAGATTTGTTTCTGGATGCAGAAATGTGGTTGGAAGTAGGTAAAAGCATCCTTTACTAGAACTGTGACTTCACCTGTCTCCACTCTGGACTCCCATCGGAATGCAATAATTCAGCTCTAGCCTGGCAATGTTTCCTAAACGCAGCACCACGCCCAGCCCATATGACCACCGGATGCATTCCGCGAGTTTACGCAGATGTGCTTGCGGTCcctcacctgaggagacacaaacacatcatggATGAAGTGTGGAGCAGACAGACGTGGCCAGGCTCTCCGCATGTTTGGAGTGTGACAGGACTCTTAACCAGATACAACAGGCTAaaaacaggctggacacatTGGGTCTCATTCATGAAACATATTAAACTGTGTTCGGGAAAACTCAGATCTGATCGTAAACACGTCTGTAGATCATCAATGCCAAACAATCAGAAATTGACAGTGCGCTTCTGCCAATCAGCTATTTGCATAAATCTCCACTCATGAATTGGCAAAGAGCACCATAAAAGGAGGTGGACATTGATGGGTCCGGTTTACCTGTCAGTCATGGCATAAGCAAAATGAGAGAGAACCAaatttttttaactttctgaAGCAGAGATAGGGATTATTTTCAGTGAAGctgagctaaaaaaaaacaaaaaaaaacaactaatttTATTGTCATCAATTAGCAGTGGTGTGACTGGGACATGCAAATCAAAAGCCTGGAAGGAGGTAACAGATGCAGTTAATGTGGTCTCTGCTGTCCCCAGAACCATGCCCGAGGTCAAAAGAAAGTGGTTTGATCTAAAAACGGGAGGccaaaaaatgtatttgtgtacaCAGCAAAAATATATCtgccacaggaggaggaggctcacTGTCCATATTGTCAAAGCGCATTGCAGGAATTATTGGGGAGAGCACTGTGTCAGGAATCATCTCAGATGGTAAGGTAATAAATGTTGTGTCACAATAGTCTACATTCTAAAAAAAAGATACCTTAGATGACAGATACCTTCGTGATCAATTCAGTCTACGTAGGTCAGACAGTACCAAACAATTTGGGCAATTTTCTCTCCAGATTGAAGTAGAAATATGAAACCAGCAATGTTATATTGTGCATAATTGATATAGCTGAATCTAAATCCATGATAGCTGTCAAAATGTAGAGCTAtctaacatttttaaaaagtgatacGGTTAACAGCCACCTATTGACAATTAATTTAACTAGCAATGTCTTATATTTGTAATTGTTTGTCAAGATGCCTATATcacctttttaaaaaggcaTCTGCTTATTATCTAAACAGCACAATATgaattaaaattgtaatttacAAGAGTGACAAGCATTATTTATGTGTGTCTACATTTAAACAAGCATTACACACAGTAGAAAGCGTGTGTAGATTTTATTAGTAGCTACAAACAGATCTGAGCCACAGAAATGTTGATGAATGTGAGATTCACGTAAATTTGTGCTGTGCTCACATTTCATGAATGAGACCTATTGAGTCTGGGTCTCTGAACACAACCCTGATGCTCCTCATGTCTGGACCCACCATAGTTTAGGTTGCAAAGGTTTCCAGCATTGAGGAAGAAGTGGGTTCTGAAGAGGTCCCCGAAGCCACCCCTGCCTGGCCTGAAGGGCAGAGGGGTGTAGAGGTGGAGGCCACCAGCCCAATATGCCTCTCCGCCCAGGTAGTCGCCTGTCAGACCAGTAATAACAGCACACATACTGTCAAACAAGTCATTCAGATTCTGCCTGGTTGCTTAGCAACAGAGCCAAGGACCTGCGTTACCTTCGCTCTGTG
The nucleotide sequence above comes from Takifugu rubripes chromosome 9, fTakRub1.2, whole genome shotgun sequence. Encoded proteins:
- the api5 gene encoding apoptosis inhibitor 5, producing MAVTIEDLYRNYGILADAKDSLSQHKDAYQVILDGVKGGPKEKRLAAQFIPKFFSSFPDMADTAINAQLDLCEDEDVSIRRQAIKELPRFATGDNILRVSDILTQLLQTDDSAEFNQVTSALISIFKIDAKGTLGGLFSQILQGEDIVRERAIKFLAGKLKTLPEDVMTKEVEEYVFAETKKVLEDVTGEEFVLLMRVVSGLRVLQTVSGRQQLVELVVEQAFLEQALNPADPDTVDRLLQCTRQALPLFSKNVHSTRFITYFCEHVLPNLSELTSPAAELDIQLEVLKLLAEMSPFCGDMDKLESNLNMLFIKLLEFMPLPPEEAENGENTGNEEPKLQFSYVECLLFSFHQLGKKLPDFLIDKVDAEQLKDFKIRLQYFARGLQVYIRQLRVALQGKTGDALKTDENKIKVVALKITNNINVLIKDLFHNPPSFKSTVTLSWKPVQKAEALVAKRPSTDTMNPGATAKKPIPAQPRRDARQIYNPPSGKYSATIGNFNYEQRGGFRGGRGRGFGSRGGRSRGRVY